From a region of the Stenotrophomonas sp. BIO128-Bstrain genome:
- a CDS encoding TonB-dependent receptor, producing MSRHSSTLSRHPLTAAVLTGMLLTSAVTAFAQDTGTTNLDKVTVTGSLIPQTEIETHTPVVTITAEDIQTRGFTSVADVLQQSSLTTGGLQGGQTSASFTQGAEAAGMFGLSPSYTKYLINGRPMLSYPALYNGGDTFNNISGIPIDIVERIEILPGGQSSLYGSDAIAGVVNIILKERMDGSVLNVRGGTYTEGGGSTFRVSGATGFNSADDRLNVLVNAQFESSNPIWGYQRDVTKTTNGKGYTAQVPTNDFLVVNPAAGNAYLMMDPNLCANVAGQFGGTTVLGTRAAGQSCGSIYSPGYKTVKNGKDSAQVYSSFTFDASDSLQLFGDVLYSYEDVKYATGSNYTWWGTASGYGRFWDQTSGQWMNLQRAFAPEDISANGYKDILNTDRNKAYQVTLGGRGTLGNWDYSASFTRGEYKLTERNFVRWADPINNYFEEHVLGPQLGTRSGYAVFAPNWDAFYAPIPAGDFATFTGYTESQSRTWQNLGRFQLTNGTLFSLPGGDAGFAVVAEAGSEGWDYTPDERLMDGSVWGTTAVAGAGHRSNYSLTSELRLPLLDSLTVTGSGRYDAFKIGDSTVDKATYSVGVEFRPIESLLFRGKYGTAFRAPSLSDAFQGLSGYYANGSTDYYRCGQLGYAPTDTTGCAYDSVSVFGQRAGNPDLEPITADVWNAGVVWAPLSNLSFSVDYYNWKIKNEVDTLSSDQLLLAEYYCRNGLVNNTSASCDNVNEWITRDASGVLDEIYTPKMNVASQNLQAITASAKYVQELGRFGALQFSTNYTNMIKRELQPQPGDEYLDLLRDPYNMWIYDSYAKVRADGSLAWALDKWTTTLYFNYVGKTPNYLAYAGNGYDYVHPSGAKAGKWGSYTTYNLSVNYRAAENMTFSVMVNNVFNKMPDNQASNYPGTSGTPYNNYFYNIYGRAVYVQAKYEFGGK from the coding sequence ATGTCTCGCCACAGCTCCACTCTGTCTCGCCACCCGCTGACCGCCGCCGTACTGACCGGCATGCTGCTGACCAGCGCCGTCACCGCCTTTGCCCAGGACACCGGTACCACCAACCTGGACAAGGTCACCGTCACCGGTTCGCTGATCCCGCAGACCGAGATTGAAACCCATACCCCGGTGGTGACCATCACCGCCGAAGACATCCAGACCCGCGGCTTCACCAGCGTGGCCGATGTGCTGCAGCAGTCCTCGCTGACCACCGGCGGCCTGCAGGGCGGCCAGACCTCCGCCTCGTTCACCCAGGGCGCTGAAGCGGCCGGCATGTTCGGCCTGAGCCCGAGCTACACCAAGTACCTGATCAACGGCCGGCCCATGCTGTCCTACCCCGCCCTGTACAACGGCGGCGATACGTTCAACAACATCAGCGGCATCCCGATCGACATCGTCGAGCGCATCGAGATCCTGCCCGGTGGCCAGTCCTCCCTGTACGGCTCGGATGCGATTGCCGGCGTGGTCAACATCATCCTGAAAGAGCGGATGGACGGCAGCGTACTCAACGTGCGCGGCGGCACCTACACCGAAGGCGGCGGCAGCACCTTCCGCGTCAGCGGCGCGACCGGCTTCAACAGCGCCGACGATCGCCTCAACGTGCTGGTCAATGCCCAGTTCGAGTCGAGCAATCCGATCTGGGGCTACCAGCGCGACGTCACCAAGACGACCAATGGCAAGGGCTACACCGCCCAGGTGCCGACCAATGACTTCCTGGTCGTCAATCCGGCGGCCGGCAACGCCTACCTGATGATGGATCCGAACCTGTGCGCCAACGTCGCCGGCCAGTTCGGTGGTACCACCGTGCTCGGCACGCGTGCGGCCGGCCAGTCCTGCGGCTCGATCTACAGCCCGGGCTACAAGACCGTCAAGAACGGCAAGGACAGCGCGCAGGTCTACAGCTCGTTCACCTTCGATGCCAGTGACAGCCTGCAGCTGTTCGGCGACGTGCTGTACAGCTATGAGGACGTGAAGTACGCCACCGGCTCCAACTACACCTGGTGGGGCACGGCCTCCGGTTACGGTCGCTTCTGGGACCAGACCAGCGGCCAGTGGATGAACCTGCAGCGCGCGTTCGCCCCGGAAGACATCAGCGCCAACGGCTACAAGGACATCCTCAACACCGACCGCAACAAGGCTTACCAGGTGACCCTGGGGGGCCGCGGCACGCTGGGCAACTGGGATTACAGCGCCAGCTTCACCCGCGGCGAGTACAAGCTGACCGAGCGCAATTTCGTGCGCTGGGCCGATCCGATCAACAACTACTTCGAAGAGCACGTACTGGGCCCGCAGTTGGGCACCCGCAGCGGCTACGCAGTGTTCGCGCCGAACTGGGACGCATTCTATGCGCCGATCCCGGCCGGCGACTTCGCCACCTTCACCGGTTACACGGAGAGCCAGAGCCGCACGTGGCAGAACCTGGGCCGTTTCCAGCTCACCAACGGCACGCTGTTCTCGCTGCCCGGCGGTGATGCCGGTTTCGCCGTCGTTGCCGAAGCCGGCAGCGAAGGCTGGGATTACACCCCGGACGAGCGCCTGATGGACGGCAGCGTATGGGGCACGACCGCGGTCGCCGGTGCAGGCCATCGCAGCAACTACTCGCTGACCTCCGAGCTGCGCCTGCCGCTGCTCGACTCGCTGACCGTCACCGGTTCGGGCCGCTATGACGCCTTCAAGATCGGTGACAGCACCGTCGACAAGGCAACCTACAGTGTCGGCGTCGAGTTCCGTCCGATCGAGAGCCTGCTGTTCCGCGGCAAGTACGGCACCGCGTTCCGCGCGCCCAGCCTGTCCGATGCGTTCCAGGGCCTGAGCGGCTACTACGCCAACGGCTCCACCGACTACTACCGCTGCGGCCAGCTCGGCTATGCGCCGACCGATACCACCGGCTGCGCCTATGACAGCGTCTCGGTGTTCGGCCAGCGTGCCGGCAACCCGGACCTGGAACCGATCACCGCCGATGTGTGGAATGCCGGCGTGGTCTGGGCACCGTTGAGCAACCTGTCCTTCTCGGTCGATTACTACAACTGGAAGATCAAGAACGAAGTCGACACGCTGAGCTCGGACCAGCTGCTGCTGGCCGAGTACTACTGCCGCAACGGCCTGGTCAACAACACCTCGGCCAGCTGCGACAATGTCAACGAGTGGATCACCCGTGATGCGTCCGGCGTTCTGGACGAGATCTACACCCCGAAGATGAACGTGGCCAGCCAGAACCTGCAGGCCATCACCGCCAGTGCCAAGTACGTGCAGGAACTGGGTCGTTTCGGTGCACTGCAGTTCTCCACCAACTACACCAACATGATCAAGCGCGAGCTGCAGCCGCAGCCGGGCGATGAATACCTGGACCTGCTGCGCGATCCGTACAACATGTGGATCTACGACTCCTACGCCAAGGTGCGCGCCGATGGCTCGCTGGCCTGGGCCTTGGACAAGTGGACCACCACGCTGTACTTCAACTATGTCGGCAAGACCCCGAACTACCTGGCTTACGCCGGCAACGGCTATGACTACGTGCACCCCTCGGGCGCCAAGGCTGGCAAGTGGGGTTCGTACACCACCTACAACCTGAGCGTGAACTACCGGGCAGCGGAGAACATGACCTTCTCGGTCATGGTCAACAATGTGTTCAACAAGATGCCCGACAACCAAGCGAGCAACTACCCGGGCACCTCCGGTACGCCTTACAACAATTACTTCTACAACATCTACGGCCGGGCCGTGTATGTGCAGGCCAAGTATGAATTTGGCGGGAAGTAA
- a CDS encoding TonB-dependent receptor, whose product MNYSTTARRNTLAAALFSALIATAAAPAMAQDKATTLDKVTVTGSLIPQTDIETQTPVMSITAQDIQTRGFTSVAEVLQQSSLTTGGLQGGQTSASFTQGAEASGMFGLNPGYTKYLINGRPMMSYPALYNGGDTFNNISGIPIDIVERIEVLPGGQSSLYGSDAIAGVVNIILKERMDGGSISVRGGTYTEGGGNSVRFSGAHGFSAFDDRFNALVNVQIESSNPIWGYQRDLTRTTNANGYTAQLPSNDFAVIDADTNRLYMMDPNNCANVASQFGGTTVLGTRPTGQSCGTYFGAGYKTLKNGKDSGQFYSAMTFDVNDNLQLFADVLYSKEKTEYTSGSSYLWWGTKSGMGGFYDQSSGKVVNLQRAFAPEDIGGQGYNDVLNSDESRSYQVTLGAKGMAGNWDYSASFTRGEYKLTENKFMRWKDPINNYFAEHVLGPQLGTTADGWGIYNPNYDAFYSPISPEDFASFTGYATNRSRTWQNLGRVQITNGSLFSLPGGDAGFAVVVEGGSEGWDYSPDQRLLDGQVWGSSAVAGNGHRSNYAVTSELRMPVLEQVTVTASGRYDAFKIADNTVDKATYSLGLEYRPIDSLLFRGKYGTAFRAPTLSDAFQGKSGYYAANSTDYYRCGTLGYAPGNTADCRYHDNVSVYSERAGNPDLEPITADVWNAGVVWAPMANLSISADYYNWKIENEVDTASTDQLLLAEYYCRNGLPNGSSASCQNVADWVVRDAAGNLSSLYTPKMNVARQNLQAVTVGFKYLQDIGRFGSLQFSANYTNMLKREVQSQPGEEFQDLLGNPIAMWNYDNFAKVRSDASVGWSVDKFTTTLYANYIGKTPNYLAGINGYDYVHPASGKAAGKWGSYTTYNLSVNYRAQDDLTLSVMVNNVFNKMPDGQAYSYLGTSGAPYNTGLYNAYGRAVYVQAKYDFGK is encoded by the coding sequence ATGAATTACAGCACCACCGCACGTCGCAACACGCTCGCCGCTGCACTGTTCTCCGCCCTGATCGCCACCGCAGCCGCTCCGGCCATGGCACAGGATAAAGCCACGACGCTGGACAAAGTCACCGTCACCGGCTCGCTGATTCCGCAGACCGATATCGAAACCCAGACGCCGGTGATGTCCATCACCGCGCAGGACATCCAGACCCGCGGCTTCACCAGCGTGGCCGAAGTCCTCCAGCAGTCCTCGCTGACCACCGGCGGCCTCCAGGGCGGCCAGACCTCGGCGTCCTTCACCCAGGGCGCGGAAGCCTCGGGCATGTTCGGCCTGAACCCGGGTTACACCAAGTACCTGATCAACGGCCGTCCGATGATGTCGTATCCGGCGCTGTACAACGGCGGCGATACGTTCAACAACATCAGCGGCATTCCGATCGACATCGTCGAGCGCATTGAAGTCCTGCCGGGCGGCCAGTCGTCGCTGTACGGTTCGGACGCCATCGCCGGCGTGGTCAACATCATCCTCAAGGAACGCATGGACGGTGGCAGCATCTCCGTGCGCGGCGGCACCTACACCGAAGGTGGCGGCAACAGCGTTCGCTTCAGCGGCGCGCACGGTTTCAGCGCGTTCGATGACCGCTTCAACGCACTGGTCAACGTGCAGATCGAGTCGAGCAACCCGATCTGGGGCTACCAGCGCGACCTGACCCGCACCACCAATGCCAACGGCTACACCGCGCAGCTGCCGAGCAACGATTTCGCCGTCATCGACGCCGATACCAACCGCCTGTACATGATGGACCCGAACAACTGCGCCAACGTGGCCAGCCAGTTCGGTGGCACCACCGTGTTGGGCACCCGCCCGACCGGCCAGTCGTGCGGCACCTACTTCGGCGCCGGCTACAAGACGCTCAAGAACGGCAAGGACAGCGGCCAGTTCTATTCGGCGATGACCTTCGACGTCAACGACAACCTGCAGCTGTTCGCCGACGTGCTGTACAGCAAGGAAAAGACCGAGTACACCTCCGGTTCGAGCTACCTGTGGTGGGGCACCAAGAGCGGCATGGGCGGCTTCTACGACCAGTCCTCGGGCAAGGTGGTGAACCTGCAGCGCGCGTTCGCCCCGGAAGACATCGGTGGCCAGGGCTACAACGACGTCCTCAACAGTGACGAGAGCCGCTCCTACCAGGTGACCCTGGGCGCGAAGGGCATGGCCGGCAACTGGGACTACAGCGCCAGCTTCACCCGCGGTGAGTACAAGCTCACCGAAAACAAGTTCATGCGTTGGAAGGACCCGATCAACAACTACTTCGCCGAACACGTACTGGGCCCGCAGCTGGGCACCACGGCCGACGGCTGGGGCATCTACAACCCGAACTACGACGCGTTCTACTCGCCGATCTCGCCAGAAGATTTCGCCAGCTTCACCGGCTACGCGACCAACCGCAGCCGTACCTGGCAGAACCTGGGCCGCGTGCAGATCACCAACGGCTCGCTGTTCTCGCTGCCGGGCGGCGATGCCGGCTTCGCCGTGGTGGTTGAAGGTGGCAGCGAAGGCTGGGACTACTCCCCCGACCAGCGCCTGCTGGACGGCCAGGTGTGGGGCTCCTCGGCCGTGGCCGGCAATGGCCACCGCAGCAATTATGCGGTGACCTCCGAACTGCGCATGCCGGTGCTGGAGCAGGTCACGGTGACCGCTTCGGGTCGCTATGACGCGTTCAAGATCGCCGACAACACCGTCGACAAGGCTACCTACAGCCTGGGCCTGGAATACCGCCCGATCGACAGCCTGCTGTTCCGCGGCAAGTACGGCACTGCCTTCCGCGCACCGACCCTGTCCGATGCCTTCCAGGGCAAGAGCGGGTACTACGCGGCCAACTCGACCGACTACTACCGTTGCGGCACCCTGGGCTATGCACCGGGCAACACCGCCGACTGCCGTTACCACGACAACGTCTCGGTGTACTCCGAGCGCGCCGGCAACCCGGACCTGGAGCCGATCACGGCCGACGTCTGGAATGCAGGCGTGGTCTGGGCACCGATGGCGAACCTCTCCATCTCGGCCGACTACTACAACTGGAAGATCGAGAACGAAGTCGATACGGCCAGCACCGACCAGCTTCTGCTGGCCGAGTACTACTGCCGCAACGGCCTGCCCAACGGCTCTTCGGCCAGCTGCCAGAATGTGGCCGACTGGGTCGTGCGCGACGCCGCCGGCAACCTGAGCAGCCTGTACACCCCGAAGATGAACGTGGCTCGCCAGAACCTGCAGGCCGTGACGGTCGGCTTCAAGTATCTGCAGGACATCGGCCGCTTCGGCTCGCTGCAGTTCTCGGCCAACTACACCAACATGCTCAAGCGTGAAGTGCAGTCGCAGCCGGGTGAGGAGTTCCAGGATCTGCTGGGCAACCCGATCGCGATGTGGAACTACGACAACTTCGCCAAGGTCCGCAGCGATGCCTCCGTTGGCTGGTCGGTCGACAAGTTCACCACCACGCTGTACGCGAACTACATCGGCAAGACCCCGAACTACCTGGCCGGCATCAACGGCTATGACTACGTCCACCCGGCGTCGGGCAAGGCGGCAGGCAAGTGGGGCTCGTACACCACGTACAACCTGAGCGTGAACTATCGCGCCCAGGATGACCTGACGCTGTCGGTGATGGTCAACAACGTGTTCAACAAGATGCCCGACGGCCAGGCTTACAGCTACCTGGGCACCTCGGGTGCGCCGTACAACACCGGCCTGTACAACGCGTACGGCCGTGCCGTGTACGTCCAGGCCAAGTACGACTTCGGCAAGTAA
- a CDS encoding M13-type metalloendopeptidase, which yields MARTPKLVLLTLAVSAALVGCGKNETPATDSAASTAAPAAPAATEYKLDESKLPAYNAFHPSDLDTSMDACGAFGDYVNSKWLAANEIPADRTSWGAFTILDERSVAVQHQLAEQVAAVKNPAGIEKIVGDFWATGMDEAKINAQGIEPIKADLAAIDGLQDKDAIANYLRTSAAKGENVLFGFGPEADFKNSSMNLAYASQGGLGLPDTTYYTDAKNADKLKAYQAHVAKVLELAGVATADAEKQAADVVKFETRLAKASKSSVELSRDVSLFYNPVTVADADKLTPNFSWTEFFKAQGIAAPEKFSLAMPSFHQEVSKALGDTDPSVWRAYLRFHTVDSASPYLADAFVNENYNFYGKTLNGQKEQKPRWKRVLGTIENDAGDAFGQLYVKVAFSPEAKAKMEELVKNLAAALKERIQGLTWMSDETKAKAIAKWETFTPKIGYPDKWRDWSGLTTGRDSYLGNVRAANAFNYKFALSKIGQPVDKTEWGMTPQTVNAYYNPLQNEIVFPAAILQPPFFDPKADDALNYGGIGAVIGHEMTHGYDDQGSRFGPTGNFENWWTEADTKNFSGLTGKLIKQFDGYKVDGQPVNGKLTLGENIADLGGLATAYDALQKASAGKEDPKVDGFTRDQRFFFNWATVWRTKYTPENMKVRLATDPHAPAQFRAMGAPSNLPTFAAAFQCKAGSPMVRAGDQQVVIW from the coding sequence ATCGCACGTACACCCAAACTGGTACTGCTGACCCTGGCCGTTTCGGCCGCGCTGGTCGGCTGCGGCAAGAACGAAACCCCGGCCACGGACAGCGCAGCCTCCACTGCCGCGCCGGCGGCCCCGGCCGCCACCGAGTACAAGCTCGACGAGAGCAAGCTGCCGGCCTACAACGCCTTCCACCCGTCCGATCTGGACACCAGCATGGACGCCTGTGGCGCGTTCGGTGACTACGTCAACAGCAAGTGGCTGGCCGCCAATGAGATCCCGGCCGACCGCACCAGCTGGGGCGCCTTTACCATCCTGGACGAGCGTTCGGTCGCCGTGCAGCACCAGCTCGCCGAGCAGGTCGCGGCGGTCAAGAACCCGGCCGGCATCGAGAAGATCGTCGGCGACTTCTGGGCCACTGGCATGGACGAGGCCAAGATCAACGCCCAGGGGATCGAGCCGATCAAGGCCGACCTGGCCGCCATTGACGGCCTGCAGGACAAGGATGCGATCGCCAACTACCTGCGCACCAGCGCCGCCAAGGGCGAGAACGTGCTGTTCGGCTTCGGTCCGGAAGCGGACTTCAAGAATTCCAGCATGAACCTGGCCTACGCCAGCCAGGGCGGCCTGGGCCTGCCGGACACCACCTATTACACCGACGCCAAGAACGCCGACAAGCTCAAGGCTTACCAGGCCCACGTGGCCAAGGTGCTGGAACTGGCCGGCGTGGCCACGGCCGACGCTGAGAAGCAGGCCGCCGATGTGGTCAAGTTCGAAACGCGCCTGGCCAAGGCGTCCAAGTCCAGCGTCGAGCTCTCGCGCGATGTCTCGCTGTTCTACAACCCGGTCACCGTGGCCGACGCGGACAAGCTGACCCCGAACTTCAGCTGGACCGAATTCTTCAAGGCCCAGGGCATCGCCGCGCCGGAGAAGTTCTCGCTGGCCATGCCCAGCTTCCACCAGGAAGTGAGCAAGGCACTGGGCGATACCGATCCGTCGGTGTGGCGTGCCTACCTGCGCTTCCACACCGTGGACAGCGCCTCGCCGTACCTGGCCGATGCCTTCGTCAATGAGAACTACAACTTCTACGGCAAGACCCTGAACGGTCAGAAGGAGCAGAAGCCGCGCTGGAAGCGCGTGCTGGGCACCATCGAAAACGATGCCGGTGATGCGTTCGGCCAGCTGTACGTGAAGGTCGCCTTCTCGCCCGAAGCCAAGGCCAAGATGGAAGAACTGGTCAAGAACCTGGCCGCCGCCCTCAAGGAGCGCATCCAGGGCCTGACCTGGATGAGCGATGAGACCAAGGCCAAGGCCATCGCCAAGTGGGAAACCTTCACCCCGAAGATCGGCTACCCGGACAAGTGGCGTGACTGGAGCGGCCTGACCACCGGCCGCGACAGCTACCTGGGCAACGTCCGCGCCGCCAATGCGTTCAACTACAAGTTCGCGCTGTCCAAGATCGGCCAGCCGGTGGACAAGACCGAGTGGGGCATGACCCCGCAGACGGTCAATGCCTACTACAACCCGCTGCAGAACGAGATCGTCTTCCCGGCCGCCATCCTGCAGCCGCCGTTCTTCGACCCCAAGGCCGATGACGCGCTGAACTACGGCGGCATCGGTGCGGTGATCGGCCACGAAATGACCCATGGTTACGACGACCAGGGCAGCCGCTTCGGGCCGACCGGCAACTTCGAGAACTGGTGGACCGAGGCGGACACCAAGAACTTCAGCGGCCTGACCGGCAAGCTGATCAAGCAGTTCGACGGTTACAAGGTGGACGGCCAGCCGGTCAACGGCAAGCTGACCCTGGGCGAGAACATCGCCGACCTGGGTGGCCTGGCCACCGCCTACGACGCCCTGCAGAAGGCCTCGGCCGGCAAGGAAGATCCGAAGGTCGACGGCTTCACCCGTGACCAGCGCTTCTTCTTCAACTGGGCCACCGTGTGGCGCACCAAGTACACCCCGGAGAACATGAAGGTCCGTCTGGCGACCGACCCGCATGCCCCGGCGCAGTTCCGCGCGATGGGTGCCCCGTCGAACCTGCCCACCTTCGCCGCGGCGTTCCAGTGCAAGGCCGGCTCGCCGATGGTGCGCGCTGGCGACCAGCAGGTCGTGATCTGGTAA
- a CDS encoding TonB-dependent receptor yields MSRQGNSISRHPLAAAVLTGLLLTSATVFAQDNAATNLDRVTVTGSLIPQTEIENHTPVLTVTAEDIQTRGFTSISEVLQQSSLTTGGLQGGQTAASFTQGAEAAGMFGLDPGYTKYLINGRPMLQYPALYNGSDAFNNLSGIPIDIVERIEILPGGQSSLYGSDAIAGVVNIILKERMDGGVLNVRGGATTEGGGNNIRVSGARGFNSADDRFNALVNVQYEKSNPIWGYQRDLTRTNNRIGYSAQVPANDFLVYLPADNNAFVMMDPTRCASVAGQFGGTTVLGTRAAGESCGSAYGAGYRTLKNDKESSQFYSSMTFDVNDNFTLFADALYSLEEVKYTPGSGYTFWGSDLSFGAFYDQDTDQYMNLQRAFAPEDIGPNGYKDILNTDRNKAYQVTLGGRGTFGNWDYSASFSRGEYKLTERGFVRWADDIDSYFENRVLGPVLGTTDDGYNIYSPNWGAFYSQLPAGDFQTFTGYTYNQSKTWQNLGRFQLTNGSLFTLPGGDAGFAVVAEAGSEGWDYRPDERLMDGSVWGTTSVAGNGHRSNYAVTSELRLPLIDSLTVTGSGRYDAYKIANNTVDKATYSVGVEFRPIESLLFRGKYGTAFRAPTLPDAFQGESGYYANGAVDYYRCGQLGYAPADTLACPYGNESVFGVQAGNTELEPITADVWNAGVVWAPMNNLSVSVDYYNWKIDNEVDTLSSDQLLRAEYYCRNGQGNPTSASCENVADWITRDAAGNIEQIFTPKLNVARQNLQALTASFKYVQDIGRFGSLQFASNYTNILKRELQPQPGDDYLDLLRDPYAMWYYDAYAKVRTDGSVGWAKDRWTTTLYFNYIGKTPNYMSYLGESFDYVHPSGYKAGKWGSYTTYNLSVNYRALDNLTLSLMVNNVFNKMPDGQAHSYAGNIASPYNSSIYNPYGRAVYVQAKYDFGTKAN; encoded by the coding sequence ATGTCTCGCCAAGGTAATTCGATCTCGCGTCATCCGCTTGCCGCCGCCGTCCTCACCGGCCTGCTGCTCACCAGCGCCACCGTCTTCGCACAGGACAACGCCGCCACCAATCTCGACCGCGTCACCGTCACCGGGTCCTTGATCCCGCAGACCGAGATCGAGAACCACACACCGGTGCTGACCGTCACCGCCGAGGACATCCAGACCCGCGGCTTCACCAGCATCTCCGAGGTGCTGCAGCAGTCTTCGCTGACCACTGGCGGCCTGCAGGGCGGCCAGACCGCCGCCTCCTTCACCCAGGGTGCCGAAGCGGCCGGCATGTTCGGCCTGGACCCGGGCTACACCAAATACCTGATCAACGGCCGGCCGATGCTGCAGTACCCGGCGCTGTACAACGGCAGCGACGCGTTCAACAACCTCAGCGGCATTCCGATCGACATCGTCGAGCGCATCGAGATCCTGCCCGGCGGCCAGTCCTCGCTGTACGGCTCTGACGCCATCGCCGGCGTGGTCAACATCATCCTCAAGGAGCGCATGGATGGCGGCGTGCTCAATGTCCGCGGCGGCGCCACCACCGAAGGCGGCGGCAACAACATCCGCGTCAGCGGCGCCAGGGGCTTCAACAGCGCCGATGACCGCTTCAATGCACTGGTCAACGTGCAGTACGAAAAGAGCAACCCGATCTGGGGCTACCAGCGCGACCTGACCCGCACCAACAACCGCATCGGCTACAGCGCGCAGGTGCCCGCCAACGATTTCCTGGTCTATCTGCCCGCCGACAACAACGCGTTCGTGATGATGGACCCGACCCGTTGCGCCAGCGTCGCCGGTCAGTTCGGCGGCACCACCGTGCTGGGCACGCGCGCGGCCGGCGAGTCCTGCGGCTCGGCCTACGGCGCCGGCTACCGCACGCTGAAGAACGACAAGGAGAGCAGCCAGTTCTACAGCTCGATGACGTTCGATGTGAACGACAACTTCACCCTGTTCGCCGATGCGCTGTACAGCCTGGAAGAGGTCAAGTACACGCCGGGTTCGGGGTATACGTTCTGGGGCAGCGACCTGAGCTTCGGCGCGTTCTATGACCAGGACACCGATCAGTACATGAACCTGCAGCGCGCGTTCGCGCCTGAGGACATCGGGCCGAACGGCTACAAGGACATCCTCAACACCGACCGCAACAAGGCCTACCAGGTCACCCTGGGCGGGCGTGGCACGTTCGGCAACTGGGATTACAGCGCCAGCTTCAGCCGCGGCGAATACAAGCTGACCGAGCGCGGCTTCGTGCGCTGGGCCGATGACATCGACAGCTACTTCGAGAACCGCGTGCTCGGCCCGGTGCTGGGCACCACCGATGACGGCTACAACATCTACAGCCCGAACTGGGGCGCGTTCTATTCGCAGCTGCCAGCCGGCGATTTCCAGACCTTCACCGGCTACACCTACAACCAGAGCAAGACCTGGCAGAACCTGGGCCGCTTCCAGCTCACCAACGGCTCGCTGTTCACCCTGCCCGGTGGCGATGCAGGCTTTGCCGTGGTCGCCGAAGCCGGCAGCGAAGGCTGGGACTACCGTCCGGATGAGCGCTTGATGGACGGCAGCGTGTGGGGCACCACCTCGGTGGCCGGTAATGGCCATCGCAGCAACTACGCGGTGACCTCCGAACTGCGCCTGCCGCTGATCGACTCGCTCACCGTGACCGGCTCGGGTCGCTACGACGCCTACAAGATCGCCAACAACACCGTCGACAAGGCCACCTACAGCGTCGGCGTGGAGTTCCGTCCGATCGAAAGCCTGCTGTTCCGTGGCAAGTACGGCACCGCGTTCCGTGCGCCGACCCTGCCCGACGCCTTCCAGGGCGAGAGCGGTTACTACGCCAACGGCGCGGTCGATTACTACCGTTGCGGCCAGCTCGGCTACGCCCCGGCCGATACCCTCGCCTGCCCGTACGGCAACGAGTCGGTGTTCGGCGTGCAGGCCGGCAACACGGAGCTGGAACCGATCACCGCCGATGTCTGGAACGCCGGCGTGGTCTGGGCACCGATGAACAACCTCTCGGTCTCGGTGGACTACTACAACTGGAAGATCGACAACGAAGTCGACACCCTGAGCTCGGACCAGCTGCTGCGCGCGGAGTACTACTGCCGCAATGGCCAGGGCAACCCGACCTCGGCCAGCTGCGAGAACGTCGCTGACTGGATCACCCGCGATGCGGCCGGCAACATCGAGCAGATCTTCACGCCCAAGCTCAACGTCGCGCGCCAGAACCTGCAGGCCCTGACGGCCAGCTTCAAGTACGTGCAGGACATCGGCCGCTTCGGCTCGCTGCAGTTCGCCAGCAACTACACCAACATCCTCAAGCGCGAGCTGCAGCCGCAGCCGGGCGACGACTATCTGGATCTGCTGCGCGACCCGTATGCGATGTGGTACTACGACGCCTACGCCAAGGTCCGTACCGATGGTTCGGTGGGCTGGGCCAAGGACCGCTGGACCACCACGCTGTACTTCAACTACATCGGCAAGACGCCGAACTACATGTCCTACCTGGGCGAGAGCTTCGACTACGTCCACCCGTCCGGTTACAAAGCCGGCAAGTGGGGCTCCTACACCACCTACAACCTCAGTGTGAACTACCGGGCGCTGGACAACCTGACCCTGTCGCTGATGGTCAACAACGTCTTCAACAAGATGCCCGACGGCCAGGCCCACAGCTACGCCGGCAATATCGCCTCGCCGTACAACAGCAGCATCTACAACCCGTACGGACGCGCGGTGTATGTGCAGGCCAAGTACGATTTCGGCACCAAAGCCAACTGA